A genomic stretch from Cellulomonas sp. KRMCY2 includes:
- the rpsB gene encoding 30S ribosomal protein S2: protein MAVVTMRQLLESGVHFGHQTRRWNPKMKRFIFTERNGIYIVDLQQSLGYIDRAYEFVKETVAHGGTILFVGTKKQAQEPVADQAVRVGMPYVNQRWLGGMLTNFQTVNKRLQRLKELEEIDFDDVAGSAFTKKELLIMRRERDKLAKTLGGIRDMAKVPSAVWIVDTNKEHLAVDEARKLGIPVVAILDTNCDPDMVDYQIPGNDDAIRAVALLTRVIADAVAEGLIARHAGRTAAPEGTDAAASEPLAEWERELLAGAEAPAVADAAVADVVVPEAEPVAAAPAAAVAVEAPVAEVVEAPVVEVAEVVEAPVVEVAEVVEAPVVEVAEVVEAPVADEPAADETSN from the coding sequence ATGGCCGTCGTGACCATGCGCCAGCTGCTCGAGAGTGGTGTCCACTTCGGGCACCAGACCCGCCGTTGGAACCCGAAGATGAAGCGCTTCATCTTCACCGAGCGCAACGGCATCTACATCGTCGACCTTCAGCAGTCGCTGGGGTACATCGACCGCGCGTACGAGTTCGTCAAGGAGACCGTCGCGCACGGTGGCACGATCCTCTTCGTCGGGACCAAGAAGCAGGCCCAGGAGCCCGTCGCCGATCAGGCCGTGCGGGTCGGGATGCCGTACGTCAACCAGCGGTGGCTCGGCGGCATGCTCACGAACTTCCAGACGGTCAACAAGCGTCTCCAGCGGCTCAAGGAGCTCGAGGAGATCGACTTCGACGACGTCGCCGGCAGTGCCTTCACGAAGAAGGAGCTGCTCATCATGCGTCGCGAGCGGGACAAGCTCGCCAAGACCCTCGGCGGCATCCGCGACATGGCCAAGGTGCCGTCCGCGGTCTGGATCGTCGACACCAACAAGGAGCACCTCGCCGTCGACGAGGCCCGCAAGCTGGGCATCCCGGTCGTCGCGATCCTCGACACCAACTGCGACCCGGACATGGTCGACTACCAGATCCCGGGCAACGACGACGCGATCCGCGCTGTCGCCCTGCTGACGCGCGTGATCGCCGACGCCGTCGCGGAGGGCCTCATCGCCCGTCACGCCGGCCGCACGGCGGCGCCCGAGGGCACCGACGCCGCCGCGTCCGAGCCGCTCGCCGAGTGGGAGCGCGAGCTCCTCGCCGGAGCCGAGGCCCCGGCCGTCGCTGACGCCGCGGTCGCCGACGTCGTCGTCCCAGAGGCCGAGCCGGTCGCTGCAGCGCCGGCCGCCGCGGTGGCCGTCGAGGCACCGGTGGCTGAGGTTGTCGAGGCTCCTGTTGTCGAGGTGGCTGAGGTTGTCGAGGCTCCTGTTGTCGAGGTGGCTGAGGTTGTCGAGGCTCCTGTTGTCGAGGTGGCTGAGGTCGTCGAGGCCCCCGTCGCCGACGAGCCCGCCGCCGACGAGACGTCGAACTGA
- a CDS encoding murein hydrolase activator EnvC — translation MSARHALVAAGLAAALFALTATPSPTARPDPTAVAARGPAELPTTAADGSYGLPVGEGVVLRLYAAPSTVWGRGHRGVDLSAGPGDLVRAPAAGVVAFAGTVVDRDVLTINHPDGLRSSLEPVVPSVDVGQPVGAGDTVGSVQDVVTHCRPDACLHWGVRRGEVYLDPLDLLAGAGPVVLLPVSAP, via the coding sequence ATGTCAGCCCGCCACGCCCTGGTCGCCGCAGGCCTCGCCGCCGCCCTGTTCGCCCTGACGGCCACACCGTCGCCGACCGCTCGCCCCGACCCCACGGCGGTCGCCGCGAGAGGTCCGGCCGAACTGCCGACGACCGCGGCCGACGGGTCGTACGGCCTTCCCGTCGGCGAGGGGGTGGTCCTGAGGTTGTACGCCGCGCCGTCGACGGTGTGGGGCCGCGGTCATCGTGGCGTGGACCTGTCGGCCGGTCCGGGAGACCTGGTCCGCGCCCCTGCGGCCGGTGTGGTGGCCTTCGCCGGCACCGTCGTCGATCGCGACGTGCTGACGATCAACCACCCGGACGGACTCCGCTCGAGCCTCGAGCCGGTCGTGCCGTCGGTGGACGTCGGCCAGCCGGTCGGCGCGGGTGACACGGTCGGCAGCGTCCAGGACGTCGTCACGCACTGCCGGCCCGACGCCTGCCTGCACTGGGGAGTCCGCCGGGGCGAGGTCTACCTCGACCCGCTGGACCTGCTCGCCGGCGCCGGACCGGTCGTCCTGCTCCCCGTGTCGGCACCGTGA